One window of the Gammaproteobacteria bacterium genome contains the following:
- a CDS encoding tetratricopeptide repeat protein yields the protein MDEDLSELERLEAAKKWWAENYKSILAGALIAVVVVGGWRYWQHRTQVRNEAASALFADLATAMQKHDDAAALKTGGEIMDKYPDTAYATHAALALAQLQVTAGKLPEGEKMLDWAVDHGKDEGLKLLAQLRLGRVKLAGGDADAALKALDVKDVGGFAPLFDALRGDAYAKLGKTEEARAAYQKALDAWSDALGDRSMLRMKLDSLPAAPAAAPAASTKAKP from the coding sequence GTGGACGAGGACCTGAGCGAACTGGAACGGCTGGAAGCAGCCAAGAAATGGTGGGCCGAGAATTACAAGTCCATCCTCGCCGGCGCGTTGATCGCGGTGGTGGTGGTGGGCGGCTGGCGCTACTGGCAGCACCGCACCCAGGTCCGCAACGAGGCGGCCTCGGCGCTGTTCGCGGACCTCGCGACCGCCATGCAGAAGCATGACGACGCGGCTGCCCTCAAGACCGGCGGCGAGATCATGGACAAGTATCCCGACACCGCCTATGCGACCCACGCCGCCCTGGCGCTGGCGCAATTGCAGGTGACCGCCGGCAAGCTGCCCGAGGGCGAGAAGATGCTGGACTGGGCCGTCGACCACGGCAAGGACGAGGGCTTGAAGCTCCTCGCCCAGCTCAGGCTCGGCCGCGTGAAGCTGGCCGGCGGCGACGCGGACGCCGCGCTCAAGGCACTGGACGTGAAGGATGTGGGCGGCTTCGCGCCGCTGTTCGACGCGCTGCGCGGCGATGCCTATGCCAAGCTCGGCAAGACCGAAGAGGCGCGCGCCGCCTACCAGAAGGCGCTGGATGCCTGGAGCGATGCGCTGGGCGACCGGAGCATGTTGCGCATGAAGCTCGACAGCCTGCCGGCCGCGCCTGCCGCGGCTCCGGCTGCTTCCACCAAGGCCAAGCCATGA
- the hisS gene encoding histidine--tRNA ligase — MAKFIEPVRGMNDILPDAAARWRQVEDTARAVLESYGYREIRIPVVEKTELFKRSIGDATDIVEKEMYTFLDRSEESLTLRPEATAGMVRAGLSNGLLYNQVQRLWCAGPMFRHERPQKGRYRQFHQIDVEAFGLAGPDIDAEIILMSARLWQRLGLKDVQLQINSLGTPTSRALYREKLVAYLEQHRDRLDEDSKRRLGLNPLRVLDSKEHSMREVIAGAPSLLDHLDEESQRHLEGLKRLMDDAGIKYTVNPRLVRGLDYYTRTVFEWTTTRLGAQDAVCSGGRYDGLVEHLGGKPTPGIGFAMGVERLVALMEEEGVAPAPDAPDVYLVRVGEAAERAAFRLAEQLRDAVPGIRLQMDCSGGGFGNQLKRADKSGAKLALVLGDDEVSSKSAALKPLRGGEQEKVTWDALPMRVTELAGLKKSAP; from the coding sequence ATGGCGAAGTTCATCGAGCCCGTGCGGGGCATGAACGACATATTGCCGGACGCGGCGGCGCGCTGGCGGCAGGTGGAGGACACGGCGCGCGCGGTGCTGGAGTCCTACGGCTACCGCGAGATCCGCATCCCGGTGGTGGAGAAGACCGAGCTCTTCAAGCGCTCCATCGGCGACGCCACCGACATCGTCGAGAAGGAAATGTATACCTTCCTCGACCGCAGCGAGGAGAGCCTGACGCTGCGCCCCGAGGCGACCGCCGGCATGGTGCGCGCGGGCCTGTCCAACGGCCTGCTCTACAACCAGGTGCAGCGCCTCTGGTGCGCGGGGCCGATGTTCCGCCACGAGCGGCCGCAGAAGGGGCGCTACCGCCAGTTCCATCAGATCGACGTGGAGGCCTTCGGCCTCGCGGGCCCGGACATCGACGCCGAGATCATATTGATGAGCGCCCGCCTGTGGCAGCGGCTCGGGTTGAAGGACGTGCAGCTGCAGATCAACTCGCTGGGCACCCCGACCTCCCGCGCGCTCTACCGCGAGAAGCTGGTGGCCTACCTGGAACAGCACCGGGACCGCCTCGACGAGGACAGCAAGCGGCGCCTGGGGCTGAACCCGCTGCGGGTGCTGGACAGCAAGGAACACTCGATGCGCGAGGTGATCGCCGGCGCCCCGAGCCTGCTGGACCACCTGGACGAGGAATCGCAGCGGCACCTGGAGGGCCTGAAGCGCCTCATGGATGACGCCGGCATCAAGTACACGGTGAACCCCCGCCTGGTGCGCGGGCTCGACTACTACACCCGCACGGTATTCGAGTGGACCACCACGCGCCTGGGCGCGCAGGATGCGGTCTGCTCCGGCGGCCGCTACGACGGACTGGTGGAGCACCTGGGCGGCAAGCCCACGCCGGGCATCGGCTTCGCCATGGGCGTGGAGCGCCTGGTGGCGCTGATGGAAGAGGAAGGCGTGGCTCCCGCGCCGGATGCGCCGGATGTCTACCTGGTGAGGGTGGGCGAGGCGGCGGAACGGGCCGCGTTCAGGCTCGCTGAGCAACTGCGTGATGCGGTCCCCGGCATCCGGCTGCAGATGGACTGCAGCGGCGGCGGCTTCGGCAACCAGCTGAAGCGCGCCGACAAGAGCGGGGCGAAGCTCGCCCTGGTGCTCGGGGACGACGAGGTGAGCAGCAAGAGCGCCGCGCTCAAGCCGCTACGGGGCGGCGAGCAGGAGAAGGTCACGTGGGACGCGCTGCCCATGCGCGTCACCGAACTTGCCGGATTGAAAAAGTCCGCGCCCTGA
- a CDS encoding RodZ domain-containing protein, with product MAENQTPPAGPGPELQRAREARGMSVHQLAVELHVSDAMINAMERGDYAMLGEPVFVRGHLRNYARALGIPEAEVLSAYDLAQHKPATPVLQPVPHTGGGMSPRAREWSTRAATGAVVVVLLMLLAAWWMRRPAEPVVQPLSMVPAAATAPAPSTQPMVALTDLADNAQPAAAQKPAAKPATPPAATRTPALAARVTKPVTPAPRPATTPQQVSAPVDERDLVHATFVLGAASWVEVYDNNGKRIYYDLAPAGDNLKLTGAGPLQVFLGNAPGVSVELEGASFDIKPFLRSDNTARFKLGSAAKQ from the coding sequence ATGGCTGAGAACCAGACTCCCCCGGCGGGCCCCGGCCCCGAGCTGCAGCGCGCCCGCGAGGCCCGCGGCATGTCGGTACACCAGCTGGCCGTGGAGCTGCACGTCAGCGACGCCATGATCAACGCGATGGAGCGCGGCGACTACGCGATGCTGGGCGAGCCGGTGTTCGTGCGCGGCCATCTGCGCAACTACGCCCGCGCGCTCGGCATCCCGGAGGCGGAGGTGCTCTCCGCCTACGACCTCGCCCAGCACAAGCCGGCCACGCCGGTGCTGCAGCCCGTGCCGCATACCGGCGGCGGCATGAGCCCCCGCGCCCGCGAGTGGTCCACCCGCGCCGCCACGGGCGCCGTGGTGGTGGTGCTGCTGATGCTGCTCGCGGCGTGGTGGATGCGCCGCCCCGCGGAGCCGGTGGTGCAGCCCCTCAGCATGGTGCCGGCGGCGGCCACGGCACCGGCGCCCAGCACCCAGCCGATGGTGGCGCTCACGGACCTCGCGGACAACGCACAACCGGCGGCGGCGCAGAAGCCCGCGGCCAAGCCCGCGACGCCTCCGGCGGCGACCCGCACCCCGGCCCTGGCCGCGCGGGTGACGAAGCCCGTGACGCCCGCGCCGCGTCCCGCCACCACGCCGCAGCAGGTGAGCGCGCCGGTGGATGAGCGCGACCTGGTGCACGCGACGTTCGTGCTGGGCGCGGCCTCCTGGGTGGAGGTCTACGACAACAACGGCAAGCGCATCTACTACGACCTGGCGCCGGCGGGCGACAACCTGAAGCTCACGGGCGCGGGCCCGCTGCAGGTGTTCCTCGGCAACGCGCCGGGCGTGAGCGTGGAGCTCGAGGGCGCGTCCTTCGACATCAAGCCTTTCCTGCGCAGCGACAACACCGCGCGCTTCAAGCTCGGCTCAGCGGCCAAGCAGTAA
- the pilW gene encoding type IV pilus biogenesis/stability protein PilW — MIRRLLLTALLPLALSACVTSNPDGSPFQGDKVDMKRAAQDNVSLGIAYLKQGNRDAAMQKIQKALDQDPDNADAYVAEALIYNADGDTDKARDAYKTAMRKAPDDPEIENNYAVFLCQHGKPKDSLEYFMKSAANPRYSTPDGAYSNAGLCALRIPDQATAEQYFRKALTVNPNLPEPMYQLAQLSYDQKKYLSARAFIERFNALQPRSRPDVLLLGVNNERALGDQRAAADYAKQLLKLYPTSQQAQQINQANPHG; from the coding sequence ATGATCCGCCGCCTGCTGCTGACCGCGCTGCTGCCGCTCGCCCTGTCCGCCTGCGTGACCAGCAATCCCGATGGAAGCCCGTTCCAGGGGGACAAGGTGGACATGAAGCGGGCCGCCCAGGACAACGTGAGCCTGGGCATCGCGTACCTCAAGCAGGGCAACCGCGACGCGGCCATGCAGAAAATCCAGAAGGCCCTCGACCAGGACCCGGACAACGCCGATGCCTACGTGGCCGAGGCGCTCATCTACAACGCCGACGGCGATACGGACAAGGCGCGGGACGCCTACAAGACCGCCATGCGCAAGGCGCCGGATGACCCGGAGATCGAGAACAACTATGCCGTGTTCCTCTGCCAGCACGGCAAGCCCAAGGACTCGCTGGAATACTTCATGAAGTCGGCGGCCAACCCGCGCTATTCGACACCCGACGGGGCCTACTCCAACGCCGGCCTGTGCGCGCTGCGCATCCCGGACCAGGCCACCGCGGAGCAGTATTTCCGCAAGGCTCTCACCGTCAACCCGAACCTGCCGGAGCCGATGTACCAACTGGCCCAGCTCAGCTACGACCAGAAGAAGTACCTGTCGGCACGCGCCTTCATCGAGCGCTTCAACGCGCTGCAGCCGCGCTCGCGGCCGGACGTGCTGCTGCTCGGCGTGAACAACGAGCGCGCCCTCGGCGACCAGCGGGCAGCGGCGGATTACGCCAAGCAGCTCCTGAAGCTGTACCCGACTTCCCAGCAGGCACAACAAATCAATCAGGCGAACCCCCATGGCTGA
- the rlmN gene encoding 23S rRNA (adenine(2503)-C(2))-methyltransferase RlmN has protein sequence MTGDAPKVNLLGLDRQALEAFFVQLGEKPFRARQLMKWVYHQGVADFDLMTDLGKSLREKLKAAAEVRPPEVITEQLSEDGTRKWLLRMDASNNIETVLIPEGDREVNDGFSDVDTDEQHGTTALTVARAHSAGRSPKGGPSADAPGRYRGTLCISSQVGCAMDCSFCATGKQGFNRNLTAAEIIGQVWMANQRLGAKPGTDRAITNIVFMGMGEPLANYKHVLTAIKVLVDDFGYGLSKRRVTVSTSGLVPTMYKLAEDCDVALAVSLHAPTDPLRDVLVPINKVHPIAELMEVCRHYVDSKDHRHVHITFEYVMLEGVNDSLEHAKQLAAVVKDVPCKVNLIPFNSFPGTQYRRSPQAAIDRFAELLWQKGIVTITRRTRGDDIDAACGQLAGKVKDRIRRAERRGGELEAQP, from the coding sequence ATGACCGGCGACGCCCCCAAGGTGAACCTGCTGGGCCTGGACCGCCAGGCGCTGGAGGCCTTCTTCGTCCAGCTGGGCGAGAAGCCCTTCCGCGCCCGCCAGCTCATGAAGTGGGTGTATCACCAGGGCGTCGCCGATTTCGACCTCATGACCGACCTCGGCAAGAGCCTGCGCGAGAAGCTCAAGGCCGCTGCCGAGGTGCGCCCGCCGGAGGTCATCACCGAGCAGCTCTCGGAGGACGGCACCCGCAAGTGGCTGCTGCGCATGGACGCCAGCAACAACATCGAGACGGTGCTGATCCCCGAGGGCGACCGCGAAGTAAATGATGGTTTCTCAGATGTTGATACTGATGAGCAGCATGGTACAACGGCTCTGACGGTCGCCCGCGCCCACTCCGCTGGCCGATCCCCCAAAGGGGGGCCCTCGGCCGACGCTCCGGGGCGCTACCGGGGTACCCTGTGCATCTCCTCGCAGGTGGGCTGCGCCATGGACTGCAGCTTCTGCGCCACCGGCAAGCAGGGCTTCAACCGCAACCTCACCGCCGCCGAGATCATCGGCCAGGTGTGGATGGCGAACCAGCGGCTCGGGGCCAAGCCCGGCACGGACCGGGCAATTACTAACATTGTATTCATGGGCATGGGCGAGCCGCTCGCCAACTACAAGCACGTGCTCACGGCCATCAAGGTGCTGGTGGATGACTTCGGCTACGGCCTGTCCAAGCGCCGCGTGACGGTGAGCACCTCCGGCCTGGTGCCGACGATGTACAAGCTCGCCGAGGACTGCGACGTGGCGCTGGCGGTGTCGCTGCACGCGCCGACCGACCCGCTGCGCGACGTGCTGGTGCCCATCAACAAGGTGCACCCCATCGCCGAGCTGATGGAAGTCTGCCGCCACTACGTGGACAGCAAGGACCACCGGCACGTGCACATCACCTTCGAGTACGTGATGCTGGAGGGCGTGAACGACAGCCTCGAGCACGCCAAGCAGCTCGCGGCGGTGGTGAAGGACGTGCCCTGCAAGGTGAACCTGATCCCCTTCAACAGCTTCCCGGGCACCCAGTACCGCCGTTCGCCGCAGGCCGCCATCGACCGGTTCGCCGAACTGCTGTGGCAGAAGGGCATCGTGACCATCACCCGCCGCACCCGCGGCGACGACATCGACGCCGCCTGCGGCCAGCTGGCCGGCAAGGTGAAGGACCGCATCCGCCGGGCCGAGCGCCGCGGCGGCGAACTGGAGGCCCAGCCATGA
- the ndk gene encoding nucleoside-diphosphate kinase: MAIERTLSIVKPDGVAKNLIGEVYARFEKAGLKIVAARMLHLTRAQAEGFYAVHRERPFFKPLVDFMISGPVMVTALEGEGAILKNRDIMGATDPKKAAKGTIRGDFAQTVDENMVHGSDAAETAKQEIAYFFSDLDIAPRTR, from the coding sequence GTGGCTATCGAACGTACCCTGTCCATCGTCAAACCCGACGGCGTGGCGAAGAACCTCATCGGCGAGGTCTATGCCCGCTTCGAGAAGGCCGGCCTCAAGATCGTGGCGGCCCGCATGCTCCACCTCACCCGCGCCCAGGCGGAGGGCTTCTACGCGGTGCACCGCGAGCGCCCCTTCTTCAAGCCGCTGGTGGACTTCATGATCTCGGGTCCCGTGATGGTCACGGCGCTGGAAGGCGAGGGCGCGATCCTCAAGAACCGCGACATCATGGGCGCCACCGACCCGAAGAAGGCCGCCAAGGGCACCATCCGCGGCGACTTCGCGCAGACGGTGGACGAGAACATGGTGCACGGCTCCGATGCCGCCGAGACGGCGAAGCAGGAGATCGCGTACTTCTTCTCCGACCTCGACATCGCGCCGCGCACCCGGTAA
- a CDS encoding iron-sulfur cluster assembly accessory protein, which yields MAITLTPSAAERVKNHLHQQADATGLRLGVKKTGCSGFAYVVDYAHGQSANDVVFEDQGVQVVVDRESLPFLDGTQVDFVKKGLNESFQFHNPNVKDECGCGESFTV from the coding sequence ATGGCCATCACCCTGACTCCCAGCGCCGCCGAGCGCGTGAAGAACCACCTGCACCAGCAGGCGGATGCCACGGGCCTGCGCCTGGGGGTGAAGAAGACCGGCTGCTCCGGCTTCGCCTACGTGGTGGACTATGCCCACGGCCAGAGCGCCAACGACGTGGTGTTCGAGGACCAGGGCGTGCAGGTGGTGGTGGACCGGGAGAGCCTGCCTTTCCTGGACGGCACCCAGGTGGACTTCGTGAAGAAGGGCTTGAACGAGTCCTTCCAGTTCCACAATCCCAACGTCAAAGACGAGTGCGGCTGCGGCGAGAGTTTTACCGTCTAA
- a CDS encoding iron-sulfur cluster assembly scaffold protein, whose amino-acid sequence MEYAEAVLEHFRAPRNAGGFPADTPGVSEGAAGSRRHGREIRLSLKLGSDGRIEACRYRVYGCPATVALCSVLSERLPGLSLEEAGTLSGVALADEFRLPVPKRDAALLLEDALRAALEGYNMDEKHERA is encoded by the coding sequence ATGGAATACGCTGAAGCGGTGCTGGAGCACTTCCGTGCGCCACGCAATGCCGGAGGCTTCCCGGCGGACACGCCGGGCGTGTCGGAAGGTGCGGCAGGCAGCCGCCGGCACGGGCGGGAGATCCGCCTGTCCCTCAAGCTCGGGAGCGATGGGCGCATCGAGGCCTGCCGCTACCGGGTGTACGGATGTCCCGCCACGGTGGCCCTCTGTTCGGTGCTGAGCGAACGCCTGCCGGGCTTGAGCCTGGAAGAAGCAGGCACGCTCTCGGGCGTGGCCCTGGCGGATGAGTTCAGGCTCCCGGTCCCCAAGCGGGATGCGGCACTGCTCCTGGAGGATGCCCTGAGGGCCGCCCTCGAGGGGTACAATATGGATGAGAAGCACGAACGTGCTTGA
- a CDS encoding IscS subfamily cysteine desulfurase: MNKIIYMDYAATTPLDPKVAAKMAAHLTLDGVFANPASAHAPGRAARVAVEEARREIAALVNAEPSEIVFTSGATESDNLAIKGLARFRKDKGRHIVTSRIEHKAVLDACKQLEKEGFEVTWLRPDADGLIQPEAVRQALRPDTVLVTLMHANNELGTLNDIAAIGKLAHANGTAFHVDAAQSAGKVPIDLKRLDVDLMSFAAHKVYGPKGMGALYVRREPRVNLEPLIHGGGHEQGMRSGTLATHQIVGMGEAFRLAGQLMPAEMQRLTTLRERLWKGLQALPGVLLNGHPTQRLPGILNVSFPGVEGESLLYACEGLAVSSGSACNAADREPSYVLRGIGRDDQLAGASLRFSLGRFSTEAEVDAAVQLVTTQYRRLAALAA; encoded by the coding sequence GTGAATAAGATCATTTACATGGACTATGCGGCGACGACGCCGCTGGACCCCAAGGTGGCGGCGAAGATGGCCGCGCACCTGACCCTGGATGGCGTGTTCGCGAATCCCGCCTCAGCGCATGCACCGGGCCGTGCCGCCCGTGTGGCAGTAGAAGAGGCGCGGCGCGAGATCGCGGCGCTGGTCAATGCCGAGCCTTCCGAGATCGTGTTCACCTCCGGTGCCACGGAGTCAGACAACCTCGCCATCAAGGGCCTGGCGCGGTTCCGCAAGGACAAGGGCCGGCATATCGTGACTTCGCGCATCGAGCACAAGGCGGTGCTGGATGCCTGCAAGCAGTTGGAGAAGGAAGGCTTTGAGGTCACCTGGCTCAGGCCCGACGCGGACGGGCTAATCCAGCCCGAGGCGGTGCGCCAGGCGCTCAGGCCCGACACGGTGCTGGTGACGCTGATGCACGCCAACAACGAGCTCGGAACTCTCAACGACATCGCCGCCATCGGCAAGCTCGCGCACGCGAACGGCACCGCGTTCCACGTGGACGCGGCCCAGAGCGCCGGCAAGGTGCCCATCGACCTGAAGAGGCTGGACGTGGATCTCATGTCCTTCGCCGCCCACAAGGTCTACGGACCCAAGGGCATGGGCGCGCTCTACGTGCGGCGCGAGCCCCGCGTGAACCTGGAGCCGCTCATCCACGGCGGCGGCCACGAGCAGGGCATGCGCTCCGGCACCCTCGCCACGCACCAGATCGTGGGCATGGGGGAAGCATTCCGCCTCGCGGGGCAACTCATGCCCGCGGAGATGCAGCGGCTCACTACGCTGCGGGAGCGCCTGTGGAAGGGCCTGCAGGCGCTACCGGGAGTGCTGCTGAACGGGCATCCCACCCAGCGGCTGCCGGGAATCCTCAACGTGAGCTTCCCGGGCGTGGAAGGGGAGAGCCTGCTCTACGCCTGCGAGGGTCTCGCGGTCTCCAGCGGCTCCGCCTGCAACGCGGCGGACCGGGAACCTTCCTACGTGCTGCGCGGCATCGGGCGCGACGACCAGCTCGCGGGTGCGAGCCTGCGCTTCAGCCTGGGCCGCTTCAGCACCGAGGCGGAGGTGGACGCGGCGGTACAGCTCGTCACGACGCAGTACCGGCGTCTCGCGGCGCTGGCGGCTTGA
- a CDS encoding cysteine desulfurase family protein, which translates to MSIYLDHNATSPLDPRVLEVMQPWLAGAHGNPSSVHRPGRAAHEAIASARAQVAALVNAQPAQVVFTGGGTEADNLALKGVCAGRPDGKLLAGAVEHSAVLGPADALAEAGWDVRRIPVDGEGRYDLKALDALLATGGVKLVSAMHANNETGVLQDVAAIARRAHSAGALLHCDAVQAAGKVPVDLPALGADLMTLSAHKFNGPRGVGALVMDRRVDLKPLIHGGGQEQGLRGGTEDLAGIVGFGKAAALANEELQARAAHSRELRDALEAEVRRLPGVRVFSGGAERLPNTLQFGIEGLDGEWLVMELDKRGIAVSSGSACHSGSGEPSHVLTAMGLVPAIAKGALRISFGSGNTGADVQTVAKALHEIVAGRARNVAAVGW; encoded by the coding sequence ATGTCCATCTACCTCGACCACAACGCCACCTCACCGCTGGACCCGCGGGTGCTGGAGGTCATGCAGCCCTGGCTCGCGGGAGCGCACGGCAACCCTTCCAGCGTGCATCGCCCGGGCCGCGCGGCCCATGAGGCGATCGCGTCGGCACGCGCCCAGGTGGCGGCGCTGGTCAATGCGCAGCCGGCCCAGGTGGTGTTTACCGGCGGCGGCACCGAGGCGGACAACCTGGCGCTCAAGGGCGTCTGCGCCGGCCGGCCTGACGGGAAACTGCTGGCAGGTGCAGTGGAGCACAGTGCCGTGCTGGGCCCGGCTGACGCGCTGGCGGAAGCGGGCTGGGACGTGCGGCGCATCCCGGTGGACGGCGAGGGGCGCTACGACCTCAAGGCTCTCGACGCGCTGCTCGCAACGGGCGGCGTGAAGCTGGTCTCGGCCATGCATGCCAACAACGAGACCGGCGTGCTGCAGGACGTGGCGGCCATCGCCAGGCGCGCGCATTCGGCAGGCGCGCTGTTGCACTGCGACGCGGTGCAGGCGGCGGGCAAGGTCCCGGTGGATCTTCCGGCGCTGGGCGCCGACCTCATGACGCTCTCCGCCCACAAGTTCAACGGCCCGCGCGGCGTGGGCGCACTCGTCATGGACCGGCGCGTGGACCTGAAACCCCTGATCCATGGCGGCGGGCAGGAGCAGGGCCTGCGGGGCGGCACCGAGGACCTGGCGGGCATCGTGGGTTTCGGCAAGGCCGCGGCCCTGGCGAACGAAGAACTGCAGGCGCGCGCCGCCCATTCGCGTGAGCTGCGGGACGCGCTGGAAGCCGAGGTGCGCAGGCTGCCGGGCGTGCGGGTGTTCTCCGGCGGCGCGGAGCGGCTGCCCAACACGCTGCAGTTCGGCATCGAGGGCCTGGACGGGGAGTGGCTGGTGATGGAGCTGGACAAGCGCGGCATCGCGGTTTCCAGCGGTTCCGCCTGCCACAGCGGCAGCGGCGAGCCCAGCCACGTGCTGACGGCCATGGGCCTCGTGCCCGCCATCGCCAAGGGCGCGCTCAGGATCAGCTTCGGCTCCGGCAACACCGGTGCTGACGTGCAGACGGTGGCGAAAGCCCTGCACGAGATCGTGGCCGGCCGCGCCAGGAACGTGGCGGCGGTGGGCTGGTGA
- a CDS encoding Rrf2 family transcriptional regulator — MKLTTKGRYAVTALLDLALHDGEGPVCLSEIAARQDISLPYLEQLFTRLRRSGLVASTRGPGGGYNLGKAPSEIPVADVIRAVDESFDATRCGGERDCHGGKSCLTHELWEDLSREIHRFLSGVTLAQLMQSNAVRGVAARQNQEHVLKFVPRSRAAS; from the coding sequence ATGAAACTCACCACCAAGGGACGTTACGCGGTCACCGCGCTCCTCGACCTCGCCTTGCATGACGGGGAAGGGCCGGTGTGCCTGAGCGAGATCGCGGCACGGCAGGACATCTCCCTGCCTTACCTGGAGCAGCTCTTCACCCGCCTGCGCCGCAGCGGCCTCGTGGCCAGCACCCGCGGTCCCGGCGGCGGCTACAACCTGGGCAAGGCGCCGTCCGAGATCCCGGTGGCGGACGTGATCCGCGCGGTGGACGAGTCCTTCGACGCGACCCGCTGCGGCGGCGAGCGCGACTGCCACGGCGGCAAATCCTGCCTGACCCACGAGCTGTGGGAGGACCTGAGCCGCGAGATCCACCGCTTCCTGAGCGGCGTCACGCTGGCGCAGCTCATGCAGTCCAACGCGGTGCGCGGTGTCGCGGCGCGCCAGAACCAGGAACACGTTCTCAAGTTCGTGCCGCGGAGCCGCGCGGCGTCCTGA
- a CDS encoding RNA methyltransferase → MNKGLRIVLVETSHPGNIGAAARAMKTMCLARLVLVSPAEYPHPDASARASGAVDVLERAAVVKTLDEALAGCTLIAGTSARQRGLGPPVLSPRECMERLQAADAAGQETALLFGRERTGLTNEELARCHILVNIPSNPEYSSLNIAAAVQVLGYESMLARGATPAAGESEEVPATAEEMEKLYAHIESAALETGFLDPANPKHLMRRIRRLFNRAQPDQNEVHILRGLLTALQSPKARRRGNT, encoded by the coding sequence ATGAACAAGGGCTTACGAATCGTACTGGTGGAGACCAGCCACCCGGGCAACATCGGTGCCGCCGCCCGCGCCATGAAGACCATGTGCCTCGCGCGACTGGTGCTGGTGAGCCCGGCGGAGTATCCGCACCCGGACGCCAGTGCCCGGGCCTCCGGCGCGGTGGACGTGCTGGAGCGGGCCGCGGTGGTGAAGACCCTGGACGAGGCGCTCGCCGGCTGCACGCTGATCGCCGGGACCAGCGCCCGGCAGCGGGGCCTCGGGCCGCCGGTGCTCTCGCCCAGGGAATGCATGGAGCGCCTGCAAGCCGCCGACGCGGCGGGGCAGGAGACGGCGCTGCTGTTCGGACGTGAGCGCACCGGCCTCACCAACGAGGAGCTGGCGCGCTGCCACATCCTGGTGAACATCCCCTCGAACCCGGAGTACAGCTCCCTCAACATCGCCGCGGCAGTGCAGGTGCTGGGCTACGAGTCCATGCTGGCGCGGGGCGCCACGCCCGCGGCGGGCGAGAGCGAGGAGGTGCCCGCCACGGCGGAGGAGATGGAGAAGCTCTACGCGCACATCGAGTCCGCGGCCCTGGAGACAGGGTTCCTGGACCCCGCGAACCCCAAGCACCTGATGCGTCGTATCCGGCGGCTGTTCAACCGCGCCCAGCCGGACCAGAACGAGGTGCACATCCTGCGGGGCCTGCTGACAGCCCTGCAGAGCCCAAAGGCCCGGCGGCGCGGCAATACCTGA
- a CDS encoding inositol monophosphatase family protein codes for MQPLLNIAIRAARKAGDLIVRYVDRVDTLTVKAKERNDFVSEVDRQAEDEIVQIIRAAYPDHAIIGEESGVRGGRDPEWTWVIDPLDGTTNFLHGFPVFSVSIAVKHRGRLEHGVIFDPLRNELFTAARGGGAQLNSRRIRVTTLKGLDGALIGTGFPFRENQNLDLYLKMFGAVASKTAGIRRAGSAALDLAYVAAGRMDGFWELGLKEWDVAAGLLMIQEAGGSVGHLDGSVGIPEDGNILAGGQKVFKLLADEFKPLLG; via the coding sequence ATGCAGCCCTTATTGAACATCGCCATCCGCGCCGCGCGCAAAGCCGGCGACCTCATCGTCCGCTACGTGGACCGGGTGGATACCCTCACGGTGAAGGCCAAGGAACGCAACGACTTCGTGAGCGAAGTGGACCGCCAAGCCGAGGACGAGATCGTCCAGATCATCCGCGCCGCCTATCCCGACCACGCCATCATCGGCGAGGAATCCGGCGTGCGCGGCGGCCGCGACCCGGAGTGGACCTGGGTCATCGACCCCCTCGATGGCACCACCAACTTCCTGCACGGCTTCCCGGTGTTCTCGGTGTCCATCGCCGTCAAGCACCGCGGCCGGCTCGAGCACGGCGTGATCTTCGATCCGCTGCGCAACGAACTCTTCACCGCCGCCCGCGGCGGCGGCGCCCAGCTCAACAGCCGCCGCATCCGAGTCACCACCCTGAAGGGGCTGGACGGCGCGCTCATCGGCACCGGCTTCCCCTTCCGCGAGAACCAGAACCTGGATCTCTACCTCAAGATGTTCGGCGCCGTCGCCTCCAAGACCGCCGGCATCCGCCGCGCCGGCTCCGCCGCCCTCGACCTCGCCTACGTGGCGGCCGGGCGCATGGACGGGTTCTGGGAGCTCGGCCTCAAGGAATGGGACGTGGCAGCGGGCCTGCTCATGATCCAGGAGGCGGGCGGCAGCGTGGGCCACCTGGATGGCAGCGTGGGCATCCCCGAGGATGGCAACATCCTGGCCGGCGGCCAGAAGGTGTTCAAGCTGCTCGCCGACGAGTTCAAACCCCTGCTCGGATAA